The genomic window GACGATGAAGGTTGCGCCGTTTCCCGGTGTGCTTCTGGCCGTGATCTCCCCGCCGTGGCTTTCGACGATCTTCTTACAGATCGCCAGCCCCATGCCGGTTCCTTCGAAGGCTTCGCGCCCGTGAAGCCTCTGGAACGGAGCGAAAATCCGTTCGAGGTCGGCCTCGTCGAAACCTATTCCGTTGTCTTCCACAAAGATGCGATACCAGCCGGGGGAGTCCGCGGGTTCGTCCGATGGCCCGTCCGCGAACCAATGGCTGCGGATTCCGATACGGGGGCTTCCCTCCGCCTGGAATTTGAGGGCGTTGCCGATCAGGTTCTGAAAGAGCTGGCACATCTGGTCGGCATCGGCCATGACCACGGGCAGGAATCCGACCTCCACCCGGCCTCCGGCTTGTTCGATGCAAAGCTCCAGGTCGCTGAGCACACTTCCGATCACGTCGCGCAGATCGGTCATTTCGTGCCGGCCGGACGTTGCGGTCACGCGCGAGAAAGTGAGCAGGGCATCGATCAGTCGTTGCATCCGCGCGGCCGCGTTCTGCATTCTCTCCAGGTAGTTGATCGCCGTGTCGGACAAAACGTCGGCGTATTTTGAACGCAGACGTTCTCCAAAGGTCTGAATCTTGCGCAGGGGTTCCTGCAGGTCGTGGGATGCGACGAAGGCAAAATCCTGAAGATTCCGATTGCTTTGCTCCAGGCGTTGAGTATGGAGCTGCAACTCCTTTTCCACCTGTTTGCGTTGAAGAATCCCCGCGATGACATTGGCCACCGCAAGGAGAAATTCTTCTTCACGCCGGTCGTGCGGGTGGCCGGCTTTCAAAGTGAGGTTCATGACGCCGAGGGTCTGGTCCGAAAAAAGGATCGGGACACAGTAGTGACCGTGCGGCCTGGCCGTTTCATGCGGGGAGCCGTTCGTGCCCTTGACGCACTCGAAATAGCGGAACGTTCCGTCCACCGCCGTCTGCCCGCAGAGGCATTTCCCGAACGGAACCTGCGCGCAGTTGGCCGTCACGCGGTCGGGAATTCCGATCCGGGCTTTCATGACGAGCGTTTGGCGATCTTCTCCGACGACAAAGATCGCGCCTTGCGGCTGAAAGCCGAGCGAGGGACTGGGACTGAACAACACCTTGTTCAGCGAATGCGCAAGGAATTCTTCCAGGGGGATATCCTGGAGGGACAGGCCGAGGATTGCTCCGATGACCTCCTGGGTATCGTATTTAAAGCGGAGCTCATCCCTGGTTTGGAACCTGTGAACGGCGTCCGCGATGAAGTGGGTGTTCGATTCGATGAGCTCCACCGCATGCGCGGCAACCCTCCAAGGTCTCCTGTCGGCGAGGAGGATCGCGCCCGCGACACGCTCTGCGTGTCGAATGGGGATCACGGCGACCGACGCGAATCCGGACCGGACACATTCGCTTATGAGTCGGGTGCTTACCCGATCGTCATCGGGTGCAGTCGTTGCGGCGGTGTCGGAACACAGAAAGGAGCCTTGTCGCGTCAGATACGGAAGGTCCTGCGATTTGTCTCTATCGACGATGTCCCGCGCGTATACGGGATGGTCGTGATCGAGCAGGAAGGGATTTTCGGATTCCGGGGATTTCTTCTTGAAACCGAGATAGGACGCGCATGGGCGGGCGGCGTCGTCGAAAAGCCTGATGCCCGCGCACCGGCACCCGCTCCAGGTGCGCAGGAGGAGCACTGCCCGATCCAGGTATTCCTGCAGGGATCCCGCTTCCGTCAGCAACTTGAGCAAGGAGTTGCCGGCCCGGGTCCGGTTTTCGATTCTCTTTCGATCCGCAATCGCCCGCTCGAGTCTCCTGTTGCTCGCCGCAAGCTCCCGCGTGCGTTTGCTGAGGAGTTGTTCGAGGTGCAGGCGGTATTGGGTCGATCCCGGTTCCTGCCTCACCGTCGCGGCTTTGTCCGCCTGGTTGGACGGCCGCTGCCGCAGAGCGTCTTCAAGTTGCAGGTTGCGCGTGCGCAGTTCGTTCAGCTCGGCGAGCAATTGGCTTCTCGTCTTGATATCTTCCTCCATGACACGACCCCCGCGGCTCTGCAGGCCCGGGACCGCGGCCTTCGAAACGACCGGATGGAAGAACGGGAACCGGTCGAGGCGCGGTAAGAGATTTTGAAGGCCGGACACGACGGTCTTGCCGGATGCGGCTTCCGGCAGTCATTCCCATGAACGTCCACGAGCGACGCGTTCAAAAACGCGAAACTCATATGCCCGTCGATGGTTGTGAGCGTATCGAACGATCCGCCCTGAACATCTCCCGGAGGCGGTCGGCGCCCGGAGGCATTTGCAGATGCGGATTTCCGGCTCCGCGGGAATGGCCGGTGCAGATGCCCCGGACGTCTTTGACTGTCGGTCGCGAGCGTCTTCATGGCTCCCGGAAGGGAACACACCGGAGAACACCGCCAAATCAGCGAACAACGGCTTTCGTTGCACCGGCGAAGCGCACCGCCGCCCTGCCGGCCGGGGAGAACGAAATCCACGACGTTGAATAATCACTGTATAGTTTGATCTAACATATGCCCTTGCCCTGCAAAGGCAAGTGGGGAAAAGGGTGTAAAAAGGGGGAGCGCCGGGTGTAGGGACGGTTCGAGGCAATGTAGTCACGGCGCCCCCGGCTCGGGAATTTTGAGTACCCAAGGGGGCATGGTATCATTCGTCCAATGGGTATTGTGGGGTTTGGATATCGGGAGAGCGCGCCGGGTTCATTGCGGGAACCGAATGAGTAATGTATTCTTCCGGTGAAACAGATTGTTTCAGAGATAAATGCACGGACTGTAGCCGCGATGAGGCAGGCTGCGTCGCCCGGTAGAGATTTTCATGAAACAAGGCGCTCTTCGATCATTCCGGGAATGGCGGGAAATACGGGCAACCCGCGCTCTGGTCGGGGGAAGTGATGGCGGGGCGGCTCACCGCAAGGAGGCGAGTGTGGCTGGCAGTTCGAAGCGATCCGCCGGCACGAAGGTTTTATGAGTCAGAATCCTTACCGACAACTGAACTGGTCGCCGCTGAGGGCAATACGGGAGTATTGCCTGTGGTGCTGTGCCGATCAAAGGAAGGAAGTCTCGTCCTGCGCGGCGGAAGGCTGTCCGTTGCACCCATTCCGGTTCGGGAGGATTCGAGGGGGCGACCCGGCCTGCCTGAAAGCCATACGGCGCAAATGCCTGGATTGCGTGACCGGTTCCCATTCCGAAATCGTGAAATGTGAATCCCGAGACTGCGTGCTGTGGCATTTCCGGCTCGGGACGTATCCGCCCTGCGCAACGTGACGACAACGACCTGCAAATACCGGGAACTGTGTCTCCCGGTGACGAGGGACGTATCCGCCCTGCGCAACGTGACGACAACGACCCGCCCCGGAGCCGCCCGGCGTCATGTGCAGCATCATGAATACCCAGGTACAGGCAACGTTGGGCAAGCCTCAAATCCGCGCCCGATGGCCACAATGTGATCCCGGCTTGCGCATCCGGAAAAGGAGTCGAGTGCGGGACTCTTCCCGGAGAAATCGCCCGGCCGGATCGACAAGCATCTTACCGGCCGCGGCGATTGTCGGCACAGGCAATATTGTCGCGCAGGCCCACCGGCCTCCGGGGATCGCCCGGAGGCCTCCATGAGAGAACGGAGTTCTCGTTCCCGCCGATATCGGCCATGGCCTCTGTTTCTGAGGTGCGGCCCGTCCCGGCGCCGGCAACGGGCCTTATCGCCCTCATTTGAACGTCGCCCGTATGGTGTGTGCGGAGGTGACATTCGTGAAGGTGTATTGTGTCACCGCACCCACCGAAACCCCGTCAACCAGTACTTTCGCGACTCGGCGGCCCTTCTTCGGAGTGATGGTGAAAAGACGGGAGTCCCCGTGCTGAACGCTCACCTGGCCTGAAGGAGAGATGGTTCCGCCTGTTCCCGCCGAGGCCGTTATGATGTAAGTGTTGACGGCAAAGGTCGCCGAGATGGTGTGGTTTGCGGTGACGTTGGCGAAGGTGTATGAGGTCGTCGCTCCCACCGACGTTCCGTCCACGAGCACGTCGGCCACATGGTAGCCGGTCGCCGGGGTTATGGTGAAGGTCTGGTCCGAGCCGTGGTTGACGCTGACGGCGCCCTGGGGGGCAATGGAGCCGTTTGCGCCCGCCGAGGCCGTGATGATGTAAGTGTTGACGGCAAAGGTCGCCGAGATGGTGTGGTTTGCGGTGACGTTGGTGAAGGTGTATGAGGTTGTCGCCCCCGCCGACGTTCCGTCCACGAGCACGTCGGCCACGTGGTAGCCCGCCGCCGGGGTTATGGTGAAGGTCTGGTCCGAGCCGTGGTTGACGCTGACGGCGCCCTGAGGGGCGATGGAGCCGTTTGCGCCCGCCGAGGCCGTGATGGTGTAAGTGTCTGCGGCGAAGGCCGCGGAGATGGTGTGGTTTGCGGTGACGTTGGTGAAGGTGT from Syntrophobacter fumaroxidans MPOB includes these protein-coding regions:
- a CDS encoding ATP-binding protein, which gives rise to MEEDIKTRSQLLAELNELRTRNLQLEDALRQRPSNQADKAATVRQEPGSTQYRLHLEQLLSKRTRELAASNRRLERAIADRKRIENRTRAGNSLLKLLTEAGSLQEYLDRAVLLLRTWSGCRCAGIRLFDDAARPCASYLGFKKKSPESENPFLLDHDHPVYARDIVDRDKSQDLPYLTRQGSFLCSDTAATTAPDDDRVSTRLISECVRSGFASVAVIPIRHAERVAGAILLADRRPWRVAAHAVELIESNTHFIADAVHRFQTRDELRFKYDTQEVIGAILGLSLQDIPLEEFLAHSLNKVLFSPSPSLGFQPQGAIFVVGEDRQTLVMKARIGIPDRVTANCAQVPFGKCLCGQTAVDGTFRYFECVKGTNGSPHETARPHGHYCVPILFSDQTLGVMNLTLKAGHPHDRREEEFLLAVANVIAGILQRKQVEKELQLHTQRLEQSNRNLQDFAFVASHDLQEPLRKIQTFGERLRSKYADVLSDTAINYLERMQNAAARMQRLIDALLTFSRVTATSGRHEMTDLRDVIGSVLSDLELCIEQAGGRVEVGFLPVVMADADQMCQLFQNLIGNALKFQAEGSPRIGIRSHWFADGPSDEPADSPGWYRIFVEDNGIGFDEADLERIFAPFQRLHGREAFEGTGMGLAICKKIVESHGGEITARSTPGNGATFIVTLPAGRTAIAGCVQDGCIGPEGI